TTTACAAAGCAATCATAGATTCATAGGTAACAGCTAATCTGTGGACGTCAGTTTGTCATCTTCTATGAGTACTCACTTTCTAATTTGGAAGAAATGGCTGCCACCTAATGTGTCGTTTTGTAACTGGGCTGCTTTGCATCATTCATTGCGAACTAGGAGCATGGTAACACAGGGGTATCCAGCTGCAACTGAACCTTTGTTTTCTGTGTGACTCTTCAGTTGAAAACACGAAATACCTGTTCTTGCATTGCGACTTTGTGTGGCATATTTGGTCTATTTCTGGCCATCACTTGAGAATGGTGGTAGCTAAGGACCTGGAAGAGCAGCTAATTGCCTGGTTTATTATTGATTTATGGGGGGAAACGCAGAAGGATATTCTCTATGCTACCTTATCCAGCATCTGGGTTCACAATGTTTTAGCTCATGGCTGCAGAATTAAAAGGAGAAAAGATCTTATATTGGCGGTCAAACAATTTCTTATACCGTGGTCTCGTGACAGGGAAACATTCAGTGGTTATTCATCATAACCAATATTCTGCGTATAGAATTATCATGTATATATTGTTGGATATTGTTGCAACTGTTTTGATTGCACACcttaagtttatttattttccgGAGGAAGCATGTGAGGAGCTCTAATGAGATCTCTAATGATCTCTAATTACCAAGAATTCAGACATTCCAAACGACAGGAATCTATGTTTTTGTTCACATTTCATTAGAAACTGTGAGTGACCAAATCCGCTAAAATCTCATTCTTGAACTGAACCTGCACATGCATTTTATGCGCTCTTCACACTAGTCTCAGATAAAACCTCAATTTGCTATCCAGTTTGAGTTCTATAAAGTTCAACTGACGAGATCCCAGTTAAGTTAAGATCTTGATCTTACTGACACATTTAAATTAAATCATCAAAAGAAAAGCAAACAACTACTACAGGAAGGATGAGGATTTCTCAAACCTTCACCTGATTCCGGCAATCAGAGCAAAGTGGCTCTAAACAAAAGGTTTCCTCAAGTTCGACATCATTGATGCACCGGCCACATTGATAACACCGTGAAATGCAAAATCTACACGCTCTGCAGGACTGAGGTTCCACATTTTCACCTTGGCAGCTCTCTGCTGGACAATCATAAACCATCCTACAGAAGTGACATCTCGGGCAAACCTCAATATCCATGGCACAATCATCATCACCGCAAGGCTGGAAGTACCGCTGCCCATAGAAACTCAGCCTTTTAACATTAGACCTCTGTGTGCAACTTTCCTCACCAATTAAGGACTTCAACTCTTCGAAGTGTACCTGTTGCACATCGTAACGTTCACCAACTCTTAGCTGCTTAATCCCACCTGATGGCGTATTTCTAGACTTGAAATTCTTCAAGCATTTCAGGATCCCTTCAACAGTTAGTCCCGTGCATCCTGGAACATTCAGCTTGATTAATCCTAGATTTGTTTCGAACACACGCTTCAGACCATCATCTGTTATCCTAGAACACTTGACCAGACTCAAAGTTCTCAAGTTTCCTTGAGCCCTGTTAGCTAGCTGCAGAAGATCATCGTCTGTGATCCGTTCCCTTGATGCCGGCTGATCTATATGAATATCCATCCACAAACGAGTATCACTCCGAACAGTACTGCGTGAGAATTTGTAGATAATTTGGACATACGAAAGATCCTGTAAATTCAGATAGCTAACTTAAGCAGCTCGTGTGGGCATTCTCATTCATCATCCCCACTTATTATCTTATATCAATATTTATAGAACTCGGCTAGAACTCTTACATGGTAACTATTACCGATTCAAGGCCATATTTTTATGCTATATAGTTGGCTTATTTCTAAAAGTAACCCAAAAAGTTGGAGTAATTTTAGATTTGAGAACAAAAACGAGAAAAACCGGGTCCAGAAGGAAGCAATTGATGTGTACGTGTTTCAAGAAGTTTGCGGGATGAAATACATCCAGATGTATTGACGGCCAGATGTGGGGTGAAGAGGTTAAGTTGAGTACGCCGCTGACTATAATCGCTAGCGCCGGATTTGTCTGCTTTCAGATAATCAAAGTCAAAACTGCGGTTTATTCAAGAGTATTTTATCAATAGTGTGTTCCTCAGGGAGTATTATGGTTTTTTTGTAGGATGTACAGTATTATCGTGTATTACAAGGTGTAGAATACTGCATACGCTCAAGTAGCCTGTGTTAGGTTACCTAAACCCAACACGTCTTAAATCCAtgagtagaactcaactcgaTTGACTAAATGAGGGAACCCGTTAACTTATAAACTACATCGTTAAatcccatctaaccaatgtgggactagggtCCCAACAACATGTATTCTGTTTGCTGGAATACATGTAATATACTGTCTTCTCATCGTATAGGTTTTCAGGTACTGTATATCCTTTCTGTTGAATACAAAAAGTTAAGTTGTATACAGTCAAGACCCCGCCTATACACAGGGCCACGATCTTGTTcctagatacgagttttgcacgGGGACtactattgagaaatttgatttGCAAGTGATATTCACCGTCCACCAGAGCAAGTCTAATGGTGCGCGAATTCCTTTTTCCATGCTACCTCAATATTTAGAATCTAGAAGCTCAAATTTAACGGTGGGATCATAGATAGTAACGGTGATTAAAGTAGTGTTTAATgctaaacaaaaaacaaaataacgGAGAAAACATTCCATTATAAATTGTTTTTGACTTGGTCAACGGTTAACACCAATCAGAATCGCCTTAAACACTAATAAAATTAGTGTTTTTTGAAAACCAACAAACAAACTTGctaataatttttttctttttctttgacaaAACTTACTACTAATCCTAGCTACCCGAACTCCACCAAAAAGAATCCGATCTAACTAAGTCACGGAATTGTTTGATCTGAACTACACGAACTAAAAAAGAACACTTGTCAGATTCTAAAACAAAGATAATATTTCCCTAAGATAAATTCAGATGGATCCGTCTCACCTCATTAACTGCCATGTGTTGACATATTAGAGTTTAATGTCCGATGAAATTCACTACTTCCGATAAATCATGTTCAATCGTTATTCACAACGGTCCTAAAAGCTAATCAAAATACCGTTTGACTTGTGCTATTCAAAGTGGTGTCCAACGCGTTGTTTTTGTGTTCAAGTacgctattctgaatagcgtttcatgctaatatgattttttttttttttgattttacttTGTATTCCACCAAAACATGAAATATGGTTTGGAAAAAGTGTGGATAATGCCAATTTGGGAGCTATTAGACTTGGCATTCCATAGTTTTCCATCCTTGGAATAgttaggattccaccataagacttgttcTTTGACAACTCTAGaaacaagaacaacaaccaccGCTCACCGCCATCTTTTCCTTTCTTGTTTGTCTGTTCAGCTGGATCTTGGATCCTAGATGATCATTCACTGACTCTCACCTTAAAGAAATCTTATCAAAAAATGTGGCAACTGAATTAGTTAGGACAAATATTTCATTCTAAAGCGttgtttttgtttccttttgatcAGTAAATAATGGTTTTATTAATAGGAGCAGAAACGTTCTTTAAGAGTAGTGTCCTGGAAAGCCTTTTGAAGATGTAATCTATATGCAATAGTGTGATTGAACTTTAAAGTGATTCAGTGGATAGTTAATGATTTTTTACGAAACGCTGTATAGTTTCTTTCCTTCCACAAGGACCATAGAATTGCTGCGGGTAAAGTTCTAATCACAAGAAATTCTATACATTTACCTGTAGGGCACATCTAGGTGTTTACCGCAACTTCATTTGAAGGAGGAGAGCGTTATTCATAGATACTCATCATCAATTTATCGCTTTATTGAAAGAAAGATCAACCATACCAATCTCACTCAGAGAAAAGAACTAAATTATGCCCAATTGTTTTTCCCAATACTGTGAGGATCATCTAAAATAGGAAATATAACGGGTTTATGATTCCCTCCTTGGTTGGAGTTTaacaaaagttttttttatttttttttattcttttttttcttttttgaaggaaCAAGTTATATCAAAAGGAAAGAAAACTTTACAGGGTACAAAGCAAATCAATCACTCACAAGACCTTCCCAATTACTCCAATTAAGACTAGGGGTAACAAATTTGAATGATATATAACGCTTTTCacagtttttgtttgttttttaataATGCTAATTTTTCTGAGTAGTTAATTTGGCATGATTGATGTCTATCTAAATCCTGGTTAAATTTACCACTTAATTGGGGCATATCAAATTTTCCTTTCCACACCACCAAATTACTATAGGCTCCCAAagttctaaaaaataataatttacccCCACATTAATTACTAAAACTCTCTCATATAAATTCTAATCTtcttattttcagtaaatccaaaaacaaaaaaaacctaaacctaatttattttttctatttccatcctaattttttcaaattctcaaaacgctaatttttatcttcttctccaacGAATCTATGATCCACACAAGAAAAaagtaaatctccatcaacccaaTCTATGATTCTTCATATCTTATTGATTTATATGTTTAAATCTTCGTTTTTGACAAATCAAAATTCTGATTgcacccagaatcggtttttattgACTTATCGAacaaaccgattctgggttttgttttcgtccatgaagagcatgcacaaTAACCGGTTTACATGATTATTAACATAGCACGATTCTGTGGTAGAAATGAAATATTTAAAATacatcaccagaatcggtttatatatgtaaaTATGTATAATCCGATTAGTGTAGTCTCTTCATCTTCCTTTCCACAATCGGGTTTTATACATGTACCACATAACCCGATTCTTTTAGTCTCTTCAGAATCAGATTACTTATGTTTCTATATGTACCGAtttcttaccttttttttttttttgttgaatggACTTCACAAACCTAGCATTTTACAATCGAGAGGTAACCTTGGAGGATGTTCTGAGGAAACCACAAAGAGTGCCAGAGAGAAGCCTATATAAGTTTGCTTTCGGAGATGAGACCCGTCTTGAACAAGCCCTCGCATTGATTGATATGCTTGCACTGGAAGAGCTTGTTGAGGTGATGAGGTTCGCTAGGATGAGGAGAAACATTATATCAGCTGAGAGGGATCTCCACCAAGAATTGGAAGGTTTGTTTGAAGAAATGGCTGAACATATAGCCATGGATGATGCAGAAGCTCCtgctcttgatgatgatgatgctggtggtgctgctgctgctcctgatgctgGTGCTGGTGATGCTGCTcttgatgctgctgctgctgcaaatgCTCCTGGTGCTCCTTAAGTTTTTAAGTTTAACTTTTAAATACTAAAACTTAAAGTTTACAAGACTTGtggttgttttaagtcttttgggatggttgatgtttgtattttggatgatatttgtgtggttgatgtttttattttggatgatcttgtgttgaacttaatgcacttaaTGTTTAAATTTATTCTAGCCTGACATGCCAACAATCAGTttactcgatatgtcaacataaccGATTGTGCAAGCCATTCTTCCTGGATGTTTTTAAGCCAACCTAGAATCGATTTacatatgaatatatataaaTCGATTCTTGATGTTTTTTAAATCGGTTTACGTTGGTCGCAAGAAAGACCGATTCCTTGTGGCATACAAACACAATCAGGGTTTACAGTCCTTCTAAAAGACCGATTAATTCAAattatttcacttttttcaaaaaaaatagtcatttgggactttctctataaatagagacctcacccttggacccctttttccccaaaattgatcattttattcccgctcactccatatactccacaactactcatttcatacatcCACATACAAGAAATTGCttcatttgattcaatcgaagatttggcaatcaccaaagcatggtatgcggaaaatcgacttagacgtcaatcctccgaagGGGTGGATTCCACAACCTTCTGGgatagggtacacaacaaatttagccaagagtttgggaatcctaacgCAAGAACTGTTCAACAAGTGCACGCTAGGCAccaagtcatcgaaaatgcgatactttcttttttagctctccaacctcagatttttaacactcgccccttcaccttgtccattgcacaatttttgagtatttttgtggtttgttttacGTAACCCATGCTGTTTATCTatcaatgaaacaccactaacaaatgtaagtttgtttttgtgtttttgtagcacgaagtcgtgaaagcgcgctgcttggaggaaaagagggaagCATTCgctttcgatgcaagctatcacttcttggcagaaagaatcccggaggataacccaGACTACTTGGATGCTGTATAGTCTTCTTCggaggaggaagattgatggatttagaagtttttgtataggcTTTTTGGGTAGACCTCAATGTAAACCGTCACGAGacaataactcgtccactagggtcgcctaggggtttaaaggcttgatgcatgtgctaaatgcatcctaaaataataattcaatgaatgaaaattggtaatcaAAGGAAACAATAAGTTTATATGTGTCATAAGTAAAATCTGATTCCCTAAATCGGGTTATAAACATGTCAAAGTTAACCGATTATGGATGCCCTCTGTTAATTCGTAAacaccaatccagaatcggtttacaagtgaatgaacgtaaaccgattctgagtactgtttacaaaaaaaaaatcaaaatatttaatgtttttatgaactctctaacattagttaatctcacatccGAAACAAAATTAACCCCCAATAcgattaattagtgctaattaatcagggataaaataggtagttaggtaattattttgataagaGTGGTGTGTAGGTGAtttctaatgaccttttttgtcatctagTTATAGGCCCCAATTCAGTCAGGATCTAAATGTGATTGTTTTAGAACCCTTAATGAAGAGATACTAGTATGTAACCCATGCTACGCACCGGGACCGGCGGGATCAGCTAATTTAGAGTGGCGGGGCTTCACCCCGCGCCCTTGGTCAAATGCATTAAATTATTTTTGAGTAGTCTTTGATTAGTTTGATCTTTTAAAGGTTGTGGAACTTTGATACCCTTTAGGTATCTAATGGTTTAATGATCTAAATATATTATTATAATCATAAATTCATGTATGAATTTTAAaggaagatattaaaataattaaaaagaaaTTGACTCATAGATTTTTGATTTAAAATAATTTAATTTTCCTATGAATATTTGCAATtaaacataattacacgttttttttttctaattctttttttattaataaattgtCCCATCCAACGATTTTATCTATGAAAGTCTCAGAAGATATGCATATCACATGCAAATTTgtgaaatgcaattttcaaaacaaaaccaaaaaaaaatgtgaAATGCTAGAAGTGTGCATGCATTACTGCAGAGATACCTTTATTAATGTCTAGATTTAGAAGTCGGTCAATGTAACAA
This genomic interval from Papaver somniferum cultivar HN1 unplaced genomic scaffold, ASM357369v1 unplaced-scaffold_107, whole genome shotgun sequence contains the following:
- the LOC113328301 gene encoding F-box protein SKIP14-like, which codes for MADLSYVQIIYKFSRSTVRSDTRLWMDIHIDQPASRERITDDDLLQLANRAQGNLRTLSLVKCSRITDDGLKRVFETNLGLIKLNVPGCTGLTVEGILKCLKNFKSRNTPSGGIKQLRVGERYDVQQVHFEELKSLIGEESCTQRSNVKRLSFYGQRYFQPCGDDDCAMDIEVCPRCHFCRMVYDCPAESCQGENVEPQSCRACRFCISRCYQCGRCINDVELEETFCLEPLCSDCRNQVKV